The DNA window ACCAACTTTTTTTCTGGGTGAGATCTCCCCTgcttccaggcacccctgtccagCCACCATTTCCTACCACACAAGAGCTTCTGTGATTTCAGATCTTTGCTCCTTCGAACCTGCCCTTTCTTCTCATCCACCCACAGTCCAGAGCGCCCGATCTCCCTCCAGGGGGACTCCGGGGCTGGAAAAGCCGAGGGGGGGCAGCGGGCCTGTGCGCACGCGCGGGAGGCGGCCTGCGGCCTGGCCCCGAGGGGCTGGGACCGCCCTGTGGAAGGTGGCATTCCGAGAGGCTTGGAGACCCTCAGCAGGAATGTAAGCAGTCCTTGGACAAGTATAGAAGCAGACTCGATGGGGATGCCAAGAGACACTGCTCCTCCAAGAACAGGCTGAGAATACCCTCAAAAAGGAAACAGCCGTGACAGAAGGTGCTTGTGGGAGAGCCAAGCAGAAGGTGCACAGAGGGAGAGCCAAGCTCACGTCCCATGCCTGGAGAGAGTAGAAAGGCAGAAGCAGTACTCAAGGCCAGTGAAACCAGATGGTGGGAGATGAGGCCCTGGTCATGGTGTCTAGCAAAAGGGCCATTAGGACAGCAAAACCCAAGTAAGccaattaagaaatggaagacaaatgACCACAAGGACAtgaaagatgttccacatcactaatcattagggaaatgcaaatcaaaaccacaagataccacctcatgctCATTAGGATgactgctatttaaaaaaaaaaaaaaaaaagaaagcatgttttatggtatgtgtattttaccacaataaaaaaaaatggaaaaaaaaaactataacagGAAGCCATTTTACAGTAGAATGGgatacagaagtttaaaaaaacacactCTCATATCTCAGAAATAATCAGTTTTAATGTTAACTGAATATTAATCAATACTCTTTTAAGGATTCTTTGATTTGCTGTGTTGATTCCCATTCTGTggataaaatagttaatattcaACCAATCCTCTATTACAAAACATGTCGATGGCTTCTAGTTGATCACTATTATGAACGCTTGGCAATTAAATTCCTTGcatacatttttaagtgaattatttattagcaataatcgcgcctcagATAAACttcattggctatgatactgccactgtgcaaagcttaagtgaattatttattcaaaaaagagCAGTTAGGATGGGTGATGGGTcatgggagtgggggggtgggacagaggaggGAGTACAGCTCTGGCCTGAGAGACCAGGGGCTCCTGGCAGCCAAGAGGGGTTACCCAAGGCCCAACAGCTCTCTGGGATTAGAGCAGAGCTGCCTTTAGTTCAAGGCTTTACACACTTGATCATCTCCATGACCCCCTGGAAATCTTGGTAGAAGATTCTAGTTCCGTAGGTCCAGGATGGGATTTGGGTTCTGCATTTCTGACaggtttccaggtgatgctgctgtGGCTGGACGTCATGCTACCCTTTTAGTAGGCCTCGGGATAAAGGGTGAACATGGGGGATGGGGCCTGTGACAAGGCTGGTGACAGGACTGGAGAGGCTTCTCTCAGGATTTGGTTCTGTGGTTTGTAAAACTCCACCCTGACTCTACCTcacagagacaggaaagagaaaggggttCTGAACATTCTGTGCCGGGGCCGCAAAGGGGGCAAGTCACTCATCCTGGGCAGTCTCCTGGTTGTGGCAGCGGGAACAGGGAAACCCACAAAGGCAACTTCAGAGAAGACAGGGGCCCCAGTGGGAATGTTCCCAGCTAGGGGACGCCTgcatttttgcttctctttttcttgtggAAAGGAACACTCACCATAACCCCTCCTATCCCGTCATCACCTTCAACAGTTATCAACTTCTGGCCCATTTCCTCCAACCATCCAGACTATTCTCAACAGATTActtcactcaaaaatattttattttttttttttttttttttttttttttaaagattttatttatttatttgacagagagagatcacaagtaggcagagaggccaggcagagagagaggaagggaagcaggctccctgctgagcagagagccccatgcgggactcgatcccaggaccctgagatcatgacctgagccgaaagcagcggcttaacccactgagccacccaggcgccctcaaaaatattttaaaacaaatctccaGAATATGAGTCCTCTCTTTACTAACTATATGCTTTGTtttaataaagaagagaaagcttTCTCAAAAGCCATTTAGCAGTATTTGGTAAAATAATTTGTCACCAAatacaggcgcctgggtggctcagtgagttgagtgactgacttgatttcggctcaggttatcatctcggagtcatgggactgagccccacatcaggattcacgctcagaggggagtctgcttgaggttctctccctcctcccctctcccagctctccAAAGCCcgcatacactctctctctttcaaataaataagtaaatcttttaaaagatcatttgttacaaaataaaaatgttaacaaaacagtggattaaattaacaaaatttctGCATTTCATTTCTACAGAATGAAAACCATGCAGTGCTTTAAGATTTGACATTTAATGACATTTGAGAGAATTAATTTCAAGATAGGAAAAAGTATCTTTggtataaaatattaagtaaaaaaggGTTATAAAATAGTCAAAGCaggggggcacccgggtggctcagtgggttaagcctctgccttcagctcaggccatgatctcagggtcctgggatcgagccccgaatcaggctctctgctcagcagggagcctgcttccctcactccccccgtctgcctctctgcctacttgggatctctatctgtcaaataagtaaaatcttaaaaaaaaaaaaaaaaaaatagccgaAGCAGGATGACCTTAATTTCTAACACTGTGATACACACAACATGTATGTGCGCAGGaaacaaactggaagaaaatatatcaaagttCTAGGTGGCTTTCtgggtaattttaattttctcactgTGCTTTTCTGAGTGTTCAGTGAACAGTGAGAGTGTACGGCAatcataaaaatgttaacaaaagaTACAGTGGTGCCTGGGGTTTCCCAAAGGGTGCTGGTGTCATCCTAGGACTTGTCACTGGTGAGTGACTGCATGCACTCCTTTAGCCCACAGCATcctcccaggcagcccctggTTTCTTTTCTAGATTTAGCACTGGTCTTCAGAGCCTCCTACCCAGTCTGTTTTGCAGGCATTAGATCCTAGCTGGCCCCCATTTGGCTCCAGATGGTGGGCAAACCggttccctcccctcccaggtTCTCTGGGATGAGTCCTTTAAGCACCAATGGGCCCGGGCCAGCAGCTTTTGGAATTAATGGATTATATTGGGCAATGACTTTACACAATCTTGTCTCTTTGCAATCTGAAATTAAACCAGACTGCAAAGTCTTATTTGGCCAATAGGTGGTGCTGTGCAACACAAAAGCACTAGTGCCCTGCGGTTCTGAAGACAGATTTCAGGGATCCCTGTAATAATTGCTGGAGAGGGCAGGCTAACATAACATAGCTATCTAAGAGCTTGCAGACAAACTTAGCACCTGCCACTATCCCTACCATCATCACACAGGAATAGCCATTTCAATATAAATGTAGGAAGACAGAAATCTCAGGATAAAGGCAGTTCTTGAACgtgaatacattttaagaaaaactccATTGTATGATTCTTATTCATGTCATTTCAACTCAGACCAATGAAAACTTGACCCTAGACCAGTGCAACCCTAGACCAGCACTGATGCTGAACTGGCCTTTGGGAATCCCTGCTCTAGCCAAGGACTCCAGGAGTTGAAGGTCTCTCTATTCCCCCATGTCAAATTTCCATAAAAATCAATTTGCTTCAAATTAAGAATGCCTTTATGTTCCCAGTGTGCAGTGAGACATATCTACTAGACCTTTCCTCCACTCGTGGTTAAAGTGGAGCAGTGAGCCACTTTTAAGCAGAGCTATCTCTTAAAGACACAGGTTGGGaatacccaggtggctcagtcagtcaagcgtctgcctttggctcagagcatgatcccagggtcctggaattgagtcccgcatcaggctccctgctcagtggggagcctgcttctccctctgcctgctgcttcccctgcttgtgcacacactctctctgacaaataaatcttaaaaacaaaaacaaaacaccacacagGTTGATCACACCATTCCTCTGCTGTCGAAAGGACTCAGGATATCACACCAGCAGCTTCATGATCGAGGCCTTCCTCACTCACCAGGATCAGAATCGGACAAGAGCCACCTCCAGCTCATCCCAAAAACACAACAGAAGGATGGCTTCCAGCCTTACCGAACTTCAGCACTTAAACCCAGTCTGTTCCCTCCAGCCGCAATGTTGACATGCCCCTCACCTTCCCGATACCTGCCTATTTTTTTCCAGCAAGTCAGCacaatgtcacctcctccaggaagccacctCCTCTGCTCCCAAGGCACCTGGCACATAATGATCTGAGAGTACCTGTCACCTGGTTAGAATGGTGGTGTCCCCTGGGCACTGTCTGttcagcttgtgttccctcctcaGGACTTGACTCAGTAAGATACCCAGTGAATCCTTGCTGATTCATTGATTCTCCTTGTTGGCAAACAAGCCCGGGTCAACTTTTTCAAAAGCCTCCCTTAAGATCTTTTCAGTAAACCCAGGAGATGCTGGCAAAAGCTGGCAGGCGGGTTGGTGTGAGAGAAACAGCAGGAAGCCCTGGGACTTAGGGAACTGGGGATCTGGCAAAAGTACATTCGGTTTCCTGATACACTGAGTAGCCCCTGATCCTTTGGAGTCACCCTTGCAAAATATCTTTCTGAAATGTACTAGCTCTGCAGTTGCTTACCAAGAAAcaacatttcaaaaaatgaagttgaaaatgTCTATGAGTGACAAAAAGGAATGACTCTGtagcaaaagaacaaattttttaaaaacaaaatgatattaaGGGAAATGGGAAGAGAAGACAAGTGTGTGTACACCAGAGTTGTGGTCCGCGAGTAATGAGAAACAGCaggaacatgaagaaataaaacgtACAATGATTACAGTTTACTGGGTACTTGTCATGGTCCACACACTAAGCGAAATACTTGATCTGTGCAACCATTCTAAAAAGCAGGGATGACTGTCCCTGGGGTTATAGGCttggaaaggttaagtaacttttccAAGATCAGACAACTGGAATGGAATCTGGATCTAACAGCAAAGCCCCAAATTAACTTAATATTAACTTCTTCTCTTTGGTGATACATTGTGACCAAatatttttagggatgcctgggtggcttattcagtCGAGCATCCGAcctgggctcagctcatgatccccgggtcctgggagccccccatcaggctcccactcagcagggagtccgcttctccctctcccactcccaacttgtgctcacacactcacacgttctctaataaaatctttaaaaataagcattttttttaatcgCAGTTAAATATAATTGAATTCTTAACTTAGCACACAGGGTACGCTAAACACGTCTCCATCTGAAGGCTCCAGACCTCCCAGGCCTGAGGGCCCGCGGCGCAGGCCAGCCTGGAGCAGCAGATTCACAGACAGCCTCCAGACCATCCTAAGTGGTCTTTGTGTTTTTAACAAATCTAAACCATCAGCTTCCTCTCCATGATTTAGCTCTCATCCTGCTCAGAGGCATGGTTAAGCCCAAAGGGCTAATTCCCTTGATCCAGTCATTTTCTAAGAACCACTAACAGACTAATCATTTACCTTTTAAATGGGTCAAGGGTATTAATAGGTGgctcacagaaaaggaaatacaaatggcccaaataattttttgtgtgtatgccctcattagagaaatgtaaattaaagctaGGGAGACCTGTCTCTCCAGCAAAAATCAGAAAGCTCAGTAACGCTTGGAAAGCTCTCCTGCGCTGGTAGCTGTGGCTGCCGGAACCACCTCCCCCATGGACAGCCATTCAGCAAGACTCATCATGAAAGCACATACTCTGACCGTGGAGCTCTGCTCCTGGGATCCTATCTTTCAGATTGACTCGTAAGTGAAAATTAATCCGCATGTGCCGTTTTACTGCAGCAATGGTTGTGAGGCCTTGTTAAACAGACCATGGTACAGCCATGGAACCCCAAACAAGAAGGGGGATGCTCGTTCAGTATGGCTATGAACTCCTCAAAATACTGTAGTGGAAAAGACTCTGATGCTGGAAGGCAGCCtctggtggcgggggtggggaggatgcaGCTGGGGTGGGAGATTTCATTAGAGACTCGATACCTTCTGAACTTTAAACCACATGAAatactcagaaaaatgaaattaaaacaccTATTGAAGCTTTCCTTGTTACAGAAATTTCTGGCTTTGCGCCAGCTCTCCCCTGCAGTATACCCTGCCTTCTGGGAACTCTAGAGCAAGAACAGAGGGACTGTAAGTACAGGTCTGCATCGTGGAGGCTCTGCCCCTCTGCCAGCCCTGAAGGGGAGGGAGCCGGAAGGGTGTCCCTGGCCgcacttcctccctctcttggTCCACAGGTGGCGCCACAGGGCCTGCTGCCTGGACAGATGGTGGCCTGGGAAGCCCTGGGGCCTTGGGCTGCTGACCAAGAGGCAAAGAAATAGGCAGGCACAAGTAAGTtaacataaaatagaaactaGCTTTATTTATCTGGAAGAAGCAGGGATCCATAGCTGGGGCAGCAACTCTGGCGGCAGAGGCTGGCAGGAAAACGGAACAGCATAGGGGAGGAGCTGGGTCAGAGAGGAAGCTCTGGTGTCCCTCCAGGGCAGCTGCCCCCTTGGTCTCCTTCCAACCCTGGGGCCTTGGGCCCTGGTCCCTGCCAGAGAACAATCTGGCACCCCTGCTCTGCTTCCTGAGCCACTTAGGGCTATTTCCAGGCACAAGATCCTAAGACCAGCCAAGTCCCATAACGTATCCATGGCGAGGTCACAAGTCACATTCTCTCTGACACCCCCAACAGCCCACCAGGGGATCCCTGGAGAAGGGCCCTCCCCTGCAGAGGGCCTGTGGGTACTGGTCCCCCTTTCTGTGTGGTCAACACATCCTCCTTCCACGGGTGCAGCCTGGCTTCCCGGTCAGCAGAGCCTGGGGACACACTCCGGCCACAGTCCCCACAGCCAGGGCTGGAGCCAGAGGCAGGTTGGCTGCAGGGCATGCTGAGGCCGCCACCAGGCCTGCCTTCACAGGGCTTCTTCCCGCCCCTTGGCTAAGGGCACCAAGGGCTGATCCAAAGTTGCAGGGACAGCACTGGGTGAGGGAGGGATGGCAAGGCGGGGCTCCCAGTCTCCCGCAGACTTGGCCTTGCCCTGCCGCTAGGAGCAGCGAGTGGCAGCAGGTCCTCCAGGCCCGGGCAGGGTCTCTCCCCACCCTTGTCAGATGGACAGGCTCAAGTGATTCCTTCAGAGCAGACCCTCTGGCTCTCCCGACATCTCAGCGCCTGAAGGGTGGGAAACAACCAGAAATGGCCTCTATCAACAGAGGGGTGGATGCAACAGAGCAGGGAACGTCCAACGTGGGTGGGCACGAGAAGGCCTCTTGGTGCTAGGCTCATCAGTTGCAAAGTCAGCAGTAATTTTGGAATTGATCATCCTGGGATGCTTTTTATcattaataatgatgataataataaagagaacaGCAGTATTGTTTATTAGCCAATCAGAGGGCGACAGGCACAGTAAACAAGCCCCATGAGAGAGGCTCCAGTTCCCTCTTACTCTTTAGTTCATTTGAACCAAGGGGCTAAGTAGTCTACAGGCACTCAGGAGAAACGGCTCTCCCCCAGAGCTGTTCCTGTCCTGGCTCGGGGCTGCGGCCCGCCTCCGAGTGTGTGGCCCACGAGGGGCCAGGCTGTCCCCTGGCGCGATGCCTGCTGGGACACGGTTTCTCAGGCCGGGGCTCACTCACTTGTGGTGGGCAGGGCCGCAGGAGCCCAGAAGGCGGCAGCCGGCCTGCTCCAGGCTCCAGTCGCACATCTCCAGCACTTTGTGGCACTCACTCCGCGGCCGAAGACCCAACCCAAAGAGCTGCTCCACCTGAGGGAGCAGAGGGTGGTGCCATGGGACATACCGGGGCTGAAGGGCAGCAGGCAGCCGGGGGCGGCCAGGGTGGGGGCAAAGGAGAGCCAGAggcaggctggtggggaggggtagggggaggcgAGTGCAGCAGAACCAGTCCTCAGGGTCCCTGAAAGCCAGAGTGGGCGGGAGGTGGCGGTACCTTCAGATACTGGGCAGCCCGCTGCACGCTCCAGCTGTGGCTCTGCAGGGCCGCCTGGCACTCCTCTGTGGTCACCCCATGCACCATGGCCTGCAGCTGGGcacacccacccacctacccGTCAGCTCTGCTTGGGCCCATtcctctggggccctggggcctcttcccgccccctgccccccaccccagcacctggGCCCAGCACTCACCATCTGGATCTTGTCTGCCGGCCGTCCAGCCTCTGGCCCATCCCCAGGGCAGCCCCTCTGTGGCAGCCGAGCCGTGGCCCTCAGGGCTGGTGGCCGGGCCCCTGGGTTACTGTTGTTGGTGGAGAAGTTGGCCTTGGGGTCTGGGGCGGCCTGGGGCATTGGTCGAACAGTGGCCGTGGGGGCGGCAGGGGCTGGGGTGCTGGGcgggggcagcagcagaggcacaggcagaggggcCGGCTCTTCAGGGCTCTGGGCCTCCCGCAGGAAGCGTTGATAGCGTTCTAGGTAGGGTGGGCGCTCCGGCAGCAGGTAGTAGTGGGTGCTGCTGACCTTCTTGCCATCGCGGACAATGGGGAGAATGCAGGGGCCCACCCGTGGGCCAGGCGCCTGGATCACTTGGGGTGTGGCATACTTGGGGTCGGAGGCGAAGCTCTGGGTGGTGGGCATGGTCTTCCCCGGTGAGCTGGAGAGCCGGGCTGGCAGCGGGGAGCTTCCAGGTGGTACCAGTGGGCTAGGGGTCCTCGAGCCTTGAGGGGACAGGGGTTCCCGGGGAGGCAcccggggaggggaggcaggtccGGGCCACCACCCTAGCTCCTCCTCACCCGAGGGGGCCGGAGACAGCTCGCCCCGTGGGCGAGTGGGCCTTGGGGGTATGGGCACgcgggggggcacctggggcttGTCCTCACCCACTGGGGCTGGGCCAGGAGAAGGGCCCAGGGAGGCCGCCGGGACCTGCAGCTGCCGCATGCACTCCTGCTGCAGCGCCTGGAAGATCTGTGCGGTCTGGGCAGAGCTGGGCGGCTTGACCCCCGCCTGGGGCGGGAGGAACAGATTGTCCTccaggggagggagcagaggtgCCTGCTCAGGCACAAAGGCGTAGTTGGTCTCCCCTTGGCTGGGCCCTGCACAGACCCCTGCACCCACAAGGGTGCTGTTGATGGAGCAGACCTCAAAGTCATCCTCATCCTGGGCCACATCGTCGTaggcgggaggtgggggcagcGGGCGCGCATCCCAGTCCACCACGGGTGTGGGGTGCAGCGGCCGGGGCAGGgcccgtgtggggctctgtggCGGCGTCTTGTCCAGCAAGGAGCAGGCGTCCATGGCCAGCTGCGCCAGTGAGGGTGCGCAGGGCCGCGGGGCAGGCACGACAGGCTCCTCACCAAAGTCAATGAGTGTGACCTCACCCCCGCTGCCTCGAGCCGCCTTGGTGCCCGGTACCCGAGCCGAGGGCTTTGCGAGCCACAGCCCACGGGTCAGGGCTGGTTTCCGAAGGCCCAGCCTCTTGAAGTCGCTGGACAGGGGGTCCTGATCCTCACTCACGGGGTCGTAGGTTGGCTCTAGGATAGAAAGGGAGACCCCGCCAGGAAGGCAGTGTCAGACAGGGGGACAGGGGAAGAAAGGCAAGTATCATTCGCAactccccactcccactgcccCCAGAGGTTAGCCCTCGGCTGCCAAAATTCTCAGTACACACCAACCCTATTCCAACAGGAGCACAGAAACTGCTCTGGACACTGCCAGCTCTCAGGGGGCTGACGCGACCCTGCCTCCATCTCGGCTAGAGCAAGCAACACCCTGCAGCAGCCTGACACCCCAACACACAAGACCCCCCAAATACCCCAGGCTCCTGGGCCCCGTCAGTCCCTGCTTACCCCCACCCCGTTTCGGCACACCATTAGTGCGGAATGGAGGCTACAGGCAATCACCCACCACCCAGGGCAGCTGGCGCTGTCCCTGCAGAGCACGGAGCTCCTGACCAAACACCACAAAAGCCCAGATGCAGCCGCCTCTGCAGGTCCCAAAGGGAGTGCGCCAGGGCCAGCTGATGGGGGAACAGGTAGGCACCAGGACCACACACCTGCTCCAGAAGCCCAAGCTTTTAGGGgtcgggggagaggcaggcatgcTGGGCTAGGTTAGCAGCAAAAGCTCACAGCACACACCCCACACCCACTCCCACCCAGCCAGCCCACTGGGGCTCTGTACcttccagaaggagaggaggaatgagaggagagaggggacgGGGGCAGGGGCCAAGGCACCGAGAGCAGCCCCACTTACTCTGAGCGAAGATGGCAGGCTGAGGTGGGCGAGGCGGAGGCTGCCCTGCAAGAAAGGCCGTGCGGAGAGCAGAGGGGCGGAGCGGGACAGacagagggtgggagggaagagggccAGACAGGAGGGCAGAGCGtggatagagacagagagagagcagtgagTAGGGGCGCATGAACGTACAAACCCAACAGCAATGGGAAGCAGTGGGGCGGCAGGATGGGGGGAACCGTGTTCCGGAACGACAGGCACAGGATCCGGGAGATGGATGAGGCTCCTGGCCAGCGTGAAGCCCGTGGGGTGGTTTTGGCTCGGGAGAGGACAGCAGGATTAGGGGGAGTGAGGAAAGCTAGGATCTGAGCACGGCGGGGAGGAGGGCGGAGGGAAGCTGAGATGGGCAGGCCAGTACAGGACTGGCCTTGGGTGCCCACCTCGGCGGATACAGCTGCCTCTCATCTTCCACCCCACAGCCAGCCGGAGCCAGGGCTCAGCTGTCCCCCAGCAGCCCTGACCCAACTGTCCCAGAGCCAGAGCAGCCGGCTCAGCGTGCCCGGTGAGGACAGTACCTCTTCCTGGGCAGCTGACGAACTTGTGGGGGGGCTGGGTTCTTACTTTTCACCCTTCCTAGATGTTGGGTGGGTCGGGAGGTGCTcagttccacactcagcaggtcAGGAGGGTCCATGGGGTTTCCCAGGTATAGTCTGTGGGGAGACAACCGAGtcagaggagggaagcaggggaaAGGCTGTGCAGTGGCGACCGTGGAGAA is part of the Mustela nigripes isolate SB6536 chromosome 2, MUSNIG.SB6536, whole genome shotgun sequence genome and encodes:
- the TNK2 gene encoding activated CDC42 kinase 1 isoform X1, giving the protein MPAARRFPGLELSFPLLARLRRRLYTRLGSSSMQPEEGTGWLLELLSEVQLQQYFLRLRDDLNVTRLSHFEYVKNEDLEKIGMGRPGQRRLWEAVKRRKAMCKRKSWMSKVFSGKRLEAEFPPHHSQSTFRKTSPTPGGPAGEGPLQSLTCLIGEKDLHLFEKLGDGSFGVVRRGEWDAPSGKTVSVAVKCLKPDVLSQPEAMDDFIREVNAMHSLDHRNLIRLYGVVLTPPMKMVTELAPLGSLLDRLRKHQGHFLLGTLSRYAVQVAEGMGYLESKRFIHRDLAARNLLLAARDLVKIGDFGLMRALPQNDDHYVMQEHRKVPFAWCAPESLKTRTFSHASDTWMFGVTLWEMFTYGQEPWIGLNGSQILHKIDKEGERLPRPEDCPQDIYNVMVQCWAHKPEDRPTFVALRDFLLEAQPTDMRALQDFEEPDKLHIQMNDVITVIEGRAENYWWRGQNTRTLCVGPFPRNVVTSVAGLSAQDISQPLQNSFIHTGHGDSDPRHCWGFPDKIDELYLGNPMDPPDLLSVELSTSRPTQHLGRVKRQPPPRPPQPAIFAQSKWGCSRCLGPCPRPLSPLIPPLLLEEPTYDPVSEDQDPLSSDFKRLGLRKPALTRGLWLAKPSARVPGTKAARGSGGEVTLIDFGEEPVVPAPRPCAPSLAQLAMDACSLLDKTPPQSPTRALPRPLHPTPVVDWDARPLPPPPAYDDVAQDEDDFEVCSINSTLVGAGVCAGPSQGETNYAFVPEQAPLLPPLEDNLFLPPQAGVKPPSSAQTAQIFQALQQECMRQLQVPAASLGPSPGPAPVGEDKPQVPPRVPIPPRPTRPRGELSPAPSGEEELGWWPGPASPPRVPPREPLSPQGSRTPSPLVPPGSSPLPARLSSSPGKTMPTTQSFASDPKYATPQVIQAPGPRVGPCILPIVRDGKKVSSTHYYLLPERPPYLERYQRFLREAQSPEEPAPLPVPLLLPPPSTPAPAAPTATVRPMPQAAPDPKANFSTNNSNPGARPPALRATARLPQRGCPGDGPEAGRPADKIQMLQAMVHGVTTEECQAALQSHSWSVQRAAQYLKVEQLFGLGLRPRSECHKVLEMCDWSLEQAGCRLLGSCGPAHHKR
- the TNK2 gene encoding activated CDC42 kinase 1 isoform X8, encoding MPAARRFPGLELSFPLLARLRRRLYTRLGSSSMQPEEGTGWLLELLSEVQLQQYFLRLRDDLNVTRLSHFEYVKNEDLEKIGMGRPGQRRLWEAVKRRKAMCKRKSWMSKVFSGKRLEAEFPPHHSQSTFRKTSPTPGGPAGEGPLQSLTCLIGEKDLHLFEKLGDGSFGVVRRGEWDAPSGKTVSVAVKCLKPDVLSQPEAMDDFIREVNAMHSLDHRNLIRLYGVVLTPPMKMVTELAPLGSLLDRLRKHQGHFLLGTLSRYAVQVAEGMGYLESKRFIHRDLAARNLLLAARDLVKIGDFGLMRALPQNDDHYVMQEHRKVPFAWCAPESLKTRTFSHASDTWMFGVTLWEMFTYGQEPWIGLNGSQILHKIDKEGERLPRPEDCPQDIYNVMVQCWAHKPEDRPTFVALRDFLLEAQPTDMRALQDFEEPDKLHIQMNDVITVIEGRAENYWWRGQNTRTLCVGPFPRNVVTSVAGLSAQDISQPLQNSFIHTGHGDSDPRHCWGFPDKIDELYLGNPMDPPDLLSVELSTSRPTQHLGRVKKPTYDPVSEDQDPLSSDFKRLGLRKPALTRGLWLAKPSARVPGTKAARGSGGEVTLIDFGEEPVVPAPRPCAPSLAQLAMDACSLLDKTPPQSPTRALPRPLHPTPVVDWDARPLPPPPAYDDVAQDEDDFEVCSINSTLVGAGVCAGPSQGETNYAFVPEQAPLLPPLEDNLFLPPQAGVKPPSSAQTAQIFQALQQECMRQLQVPAASLGPSPGPAPVGEDKPQVPPRVPIPPRPTRPRGELSPAPSGEEELGWWPGPASPPRVPPREPLSPQGSRTPSPLVPPGSSPLPARLSSSPGKTMPTTQSFASDPKYATPQVIQAPGPRVGPCILPIVRDGKKVSSTHYYLLPERPPYLERYQRFLREAQSPEEPAPLPVPLLLPPPSTPAPAAPTATVRPMPQAAPDPKANFSTNNSNPGARPPALRATARLPQRGCPGDGPEAGRPADKIQMLQAMVHGVTTEECQAALQSHSWSVQRAAQYLKVEQLFGLGLRPRSECHKVLEMCDWSLEQAGCRLLGSCGPAHHKR
- the TNK2 gene encoding activated CDC42 kinase 1 isoform X17, yielding MGERSAYQRLAGGEEGPQRLGSSSMQPEEGTGWLLELLSEVQLQQYFLRLRDDLNVTRLSHFEYVKNEDLEKIGMGRPGQRRLWEAVKRRKAMCKRKSWMSKVFSGKRLEAEFPPHHSQSTFRKTSPTPGGPAGEGPLQSLTCLIGEKDLHLFEKLGDGSFGVVRRGEWDAPSGKTVSVAVKCLKPDVLSQPEAMDDFIREVNAMHSLDHRNLIRLYGVVLTPPMKMVTELAPLGSLLDRLRKHQGHFLLGTLSRYAVQVAEGMGYLESKRFIHRDLAARNLLLAARDLVKIGDFGLMRALPQNDDHYVMQEHRKVPFAWCAPESLKTRTFSHASDTWMFGVTLWEMFTYGQEPWIGLNGSQILHKIDKEGERLPRPEDCPQDIYNVMVQCWAHKPEDRPTFVALRDFLLEAQPTDMRALQDFEEPDKLHIQMNDVITVIEGRAENYWWRGQNTRTLCVGPFPRNVVTSVAGLSAQDISQPLQNSFIHTGHGDSDPRHCWGFPDKIDELYLGNPMDPPDLLSVELSTSRPTQHLGRVKRQPPPRPPQPAIFAQKPTYDPVSEDQDPLSSDFKRLGLRKPALTRGLWLAKPSARVPGTKAARGSGGEVTLIDFGEEPVVPAPRPCAPSLAQLAMDACSLLDKTPPQSPTRALPRPLHPTPVVDWDARPLPPPPAYDDVAQDEDDFEVCSINSTLVGAGVCAGPSQGETNYAFVPEQAPLLPPLEDNLFLPPQAGVKPPSSAQTAQIFQALQQECMRQLQVPAASLGPSPGPAPVGEDKPQVPPRVPIPPRPTRPRGELSPAPSGEEELGWWPGPASPPRVPPREPLSPQGSRTPSPLVPPGSSPLPARLSSSPGKTMPTTQSFASDPKYATPQVIQAPGPRVGPCILPIVRDGKKVSSTHYYLLPERPPYLERYQRFLREAQSPEEPAPLPVPLLLPPPSTPAPAAPTATVRPMPQAAPDPKANFSTNNSNPGARPPALRATARLPQRGCPGDGPEAGRPADKIQMVEQLFGLGLRPRSECHKVLEMCDWSLEQAGCRLLGSCGPAHHK
- the TNK2 gene encoding activated CDC42 kinase 1 isoform X7, with protein sequence MGERSAYQRLAGGEEGPQRLGSSSMQPEEGTGWLLELLSEVQLQQYFLRLRDDLNVTRLSHFEYVKNEDLEKIGMGRPGQRRLWEAVKRRKAMCKRKSWMSKVFSGKRLEAEFPPHHSQSTFRKTSPTPGGPAGEGPLQSLTCLIGEKDLHLFEKLGDGSFGVVRRGEWDAPSGKTVSVAVKCLKPDVLSQPEAMDDFIREVNAMHSLDHRNLIRLYGVVLTPPMKMVTELAPLGSLLDRLRKHQGHFLLGTLSRYAVQVAEGMGYLESKRFIHRDLAARNLLLAARDLVKIGDFGLMRALPQNDDHYVMQEHRKVPFAWCAPESLKTRTFSHASDTWMFGVTLWEMFTYGQEPWIGLNGSQILHKIDKEGERLPRPEDCPQDIYNVMVQCWAHKPEDRPTFVALRDFLLEAQPTDMRALQDFEEPDKLHIQMNDVITVIEGRAENYWWRGQNTRTLCVGPFPRNVVTSVAGLSAQDISQPLQNSFIHTGHGDSDPRHCWGFPDKIDELYLGNPMDPPDLLSVELSTSRPTQHLGRVKRQPPPRPPQPAIFAQKPTYDPVSEDQDPLSSDFKRLGLRKPALTRGLWLAKPSARVPGTKAARGSGGEVTLIDFGEEPVVPAPRPCAPSLAQLAMDACSLLDKTPPQSPTRALPRPLHPTPVVDWDARPLPPPPAYDDVAQDEDDFEVCSINSTLVGAGVCAGPSQGETNYAFVPEQAPLLPPLEDNLFLPPQAGVKPPSSAQTAQIFQALQQECMRQLQVPAASLGPSPGPAPVGEDKPQVPPRVPIPPRPTRPRGELSPAPSGEEELGWWPGPASPPRVPPREPLSPQGSRTPSPLVPPGSSPLPARLSSSPGKTMPTTQSFASDPKYATPQVIQAPGPRVGPCILPIVRDGKKVSSTHYYLLPERPPYLERYQRFLREAQSPEEPAPLPVPLLLPPPSTPAPAAPTATVRPMPQAAPDPKANFSTNNSNPGARPPALRATARLPQRGCPGDGPEAGRPADKIQMLQAMVHGVTTEECQAALQSHSWSVQRAAQYLKVEQLFGLGLRPRSECHKVLEMCDWSLEQAGCRLLGSCGPAHHK